The following proteins are encoded in a genomic region of Flammeovirga pectinis:
- a CDS encoding Dabb family protein: protein MIRNFYLLLTTLLLASSISWAQTERLPQLYRTDFKDITANNTVTVTSYKKQGIQYVYAGGFGNIDVYTISKEGKLTAVSNHELYKQKGPARGMVADNIGGTDFLFVANKHGNAIETFKILENGALTRVSITEDTPQTHLGTAITLEVVHMKKSTYLFVGGLEETPGLSCFRILGNGTLTHVQSIKDTNKIYTDGIIGMFTHRINGKTFLYTSGFQDNGVSSFKIAENGHFKNINNISDNDTDRYLTGAYPVNGVQLGSNYYVIVGHRHHKYYKRGGFIKKTDFVYHGDAVSVFKVDKNGALVPHSTLKDNKNTLLQGQTRIEIIEVKNKEAIIAIGTRDDASIQLCKLTEDGQLQPLNYLETGFSIYYGLNALTINNQHFLVAGSNRFDLKKVVAYKVAPENKEREGKVLRHIVNLKFKESSSQKEIDEALAVFENLKNKIPSIAKMEWGLNDSTEGHSKGFHYCFTLTFNASDGREIYLFHKDHLALIPKIAPLLDDILVMDYWTTE, encoded by the coding sequence AGATATAACAGCCAATAATACCGTTACAGTTACCAGTTATAAAAAACAAGGAATACAGTACGTATACGCTGGTGGCTTTGGTAATATTGATGTATATACAATTTCTAAAGAGGGCAAATTAACAGCCGTAAGTAACCACGAACTTTACAAGCAAAAAGGACCTGCTAGAGGAATGGTAGCTGATAATATTGGTGGAACGGATTTCTTATTTGTAGCCAATAAACACGGTAATGCCATAGAGACTTTTAAAATTTTAGAAAATGGTGCACTAACGCGTGTGAGTATTACAGAAGATACGCCCCAAACACATTTAGGTACGGCAATAACTTTGGAAGTTGTACACATGAAAAAATCTACCTATTTGTTTGTAGGAGGTTTAGAAGAAACACCAGGCTTAAGTTGCTTTAGAATTCTGGGTAATGGCACTCTAACACATGTACAATCTATAAAAGACACCAATAAAATATACACTGATGGTATTATTGGCATGTTTACACATAGAATAAATGGAAAAACATTTTTGTATACAAGTGGCTTTCAAGATAACGGTGTAAGTAGTTTTAAGATAGCTGAAAATGGCCATTTTAAGAACATCAATAACATTAGTGATAACGATACTGATAGATATTTAACAGGTGCTTACCCTGTAAATGGAGTGCAATTAGGTAGTAATTATTATGTAATTGTTGGTCACAGACACCATAAATATTATAAGAGAGGAGGCTTTATTAAGAAGACAGATTTTGTGTATCATGGTGATGCTGTAAGTGTTTTTAAGGTAGATAAAAATGGTGCATTGGTACCGCATTCTACACTAAAAGACAATAAAAACACCCTACTGCAAGGGCAAACAAGAATTGAAATTATTGAGGTGAAAAATAAAGAAGCAATTATAGCAATAGGTACTAGGGACGATGCAAGTATACAGCTCTGTAAATTAACAGAAGATGGACAACTCCAACCGTTAAATTATTTAGAAACGGGTTTCTCTATTTACTATGGATTAAATGCACTTACTATTAATAACCAACACTTTTTAGTGGCAGGGTCTAACAGGTTCGATCTAAAGAAGGTAGTTGCCTACAAAGTTGCTCCGGAAAATAAAGAGAGAGAAGGAAAGGTTTTAAGGCACATTGTAAACCTAAAATTTAAGGAAAGTAGCTCCCAAAAAGAGATCGATGAAGCTTTGGCCGTTTTTGAAAACTTAAAAAATAAAATCCCATCAATTGCTAAAATGGAATGGGGATTAAACGATAGTACAGAAGGGCACAGTAAAGGCTTTCACTATTGTTTTACATTAACATTTAACGCATCAGATGGACGGGAAATCTATCTTTTCCATAAAGATCACCTAGCATTAATTCCTAAAATAGCCCCTCTACTAGACGATATTTTAGTCATGGACTATTGGACTACAGAATAA
- a CDS encoding 3-ketoacyl-ACP reductase yields MINLTGKKAIITGGSRGLGKATAIAFAKEGIDIAITGRNENALKETVSELSSYGVKAIYSVFDVGNYEEVKGGIKTCIDALGTVDILVNNAGIAAFGSFMEMEVSQWSQIIQTNVMGMYYVTKEVLPHLINKNEGDIINISSTAGVNGNANISAYSASKFAVIGMSESLMKEVRKNNIRVCTLTPSTIESDMTIELGIANKNSQDSVLQPEDFAELILAGLKLPRRAMLKGAALWSTNP; encoded by the coding sequence ATGATAAACTTAACAGGAAAAAAAGCCATTATAACAGGTGGTAGCAGAGGTTTAGGGAAAGCAACTGCAATTGCGTTTGCTAAAGAAGGAATTGACATTGCCATAACGGGCAGAAATGAAAATGCCTTAAAAGAAACCGTATCCGAATTATCTTCTTATGGCGTTAAAGCCATTTATTCTGTATTTGACGTTGGCAATTACGAGGAAGTAAAAGGTGGTATCAAAACTTGTATTGATGCACTTGGTACTGTAGATATTTTAGTAAATAATGCAGGTATAGCTGCATTCGGCTCTTTTATGGAGATGGAAGTAAGCCAATGGAGTCAGATTATACAAACCAACGTTATGGGTATGTATTATGTAACCAAAGAGGTTTTACCTCACCTTATCAATAAAAACGAAGGTGATATTATTAATATATCTTCTACTGCTGGAGTGAATGGGAATGCCAATATTTCGGCATACTCCGCATCTAAATTTGCAGTTATCGGTATGTCAGAATCTTTAATGAAAGAAGTAAGAAAGAACAATATTAGAGTGTGTACTTTAACACCTAGTACTATAGAATCTGATATGACTATCGAGTTAGGTATTGCCAATAAAAATTCTCAAGATAGCGTTTTACAACCAGAAGATTTTGCCGAGTTAATTTTAGCAGGTTTAAAATTACCAAGAAGAGCAATGCTTAAAGGGGCAGCTTTATGGTCTACAAATCCATAG
- a CDS encoding DUF2177 family protein, protein MKTTILKYLSVFVVYFVVDVTYQFVFGMNFSQNIQEQAGIREIFVTDIQNPLLILIWFALMTTAIVKLVVEPAVKAKDIKSAALKGLLLGVTAYGTLALPNGWSLANYPLALVIEVTMEGVLFAPIASVVTTWWLIRKEEQ, encoded by the coding sequence ATGAAAACTACTATTTTAAAATACTTGAGTGTATTTGTTGTTTACTTTGTTGTAGATGTAACGTATCAGTTTGTATTTGGAATGAACTTTAGCCAGAACATACAAGAACAAGCCGGTATAAGAGAAATATTTGTAACAGATATACAAAACCCACTACTCATCTTAATTTGGTTTGCACTTATGACTACTGCAATTGTGAAACTTGTTGTAGAACCTGCCGTAAAAGCAAAAGATATAAAGTCGGCAGCACTAAAAGGGTTATTGCTTGGTGTTACAGCTTATGGTACTCTAGCTCTACCAAACGGATGGTCTTTGGCTAACTACCCTTTAGCGTTAGTAATTGAAGTTACAATGGAAGGAGTGCTCTTTGCTCCTATTGCCTCTGTAGTAACAACTTGGTGGTTGATAAGAAAGGAAGAGCAATAA
- a CDS encoding RNA methyltransferase — protein sequence MNSNFKNEYFGIGIQNGKTPENLGVLWRSAQNLGASYIFTIGNRYAKQACDTHNAVKSIPYYHYDTFDDFLKNIPVGTRIVGVELSDESEDLETFHHPRRCVYLLGAEDHGLSNQAMEKSHFLVKFNSPLSLNVSVAGSIVMYDRQLNKPRS from the coding sequence ATGAATTCGAATTTTAAAAATGAATACTTTGGAATTGGTATCCAAAATGGAAAAACTCCAGAAAACTTGGGCGTATTGTGGCGTTCTGCACAAAATTTAGGAGCAAGTTATATTTTTACAATAGGTAATAGGTATGCAAAACAGGCTTGTGATACGCATAATGCTGTAAAATCTATTCCGTATTATCATTACGATACTTTTGATGATTTTCTTAAAAATATACCTGTTGGAACACGTATAGTAGGGGTAGAACTTTCTGATGAATCTGAGGATTTAGAAACTTTTCATCACCCAAGAAGGTGTGTTTATCTATTAGGGGCAGAAGATCATGGACTTTCTAACCAAGCAATGGAAAAAAGTCATTTTTTAGTGAAATTCAATTCGCCACTAAGTTTAAATGTTTCTGTTGCGGGTAGTATAGTTATGTATGATAGGCAACTGAATAAACCTAGGTCTTAA
- a CDS encoding AAA family ATPase has product MEKKKSILFILSGLPATGKSTLSKLIAQHYNAVYLRIDTIEQGLRDLLHCKIEGEGYRLSYKIATDNLQIGLNVIADSCNPIHLTRKEWEAVAVSNNAIAVNIEVICADKEEHKSRVQTRKSEIENLKLPTWTYIQEREYSPWQDDRLIIDTSKKSIATAFKELITLIDLHLENNF; this is encoded by the coding sequence ATGGAAAAAAAGAAATCAATCCTATTTATACTTTCGGGTTTACCTGCAACCGGAAAATCTACTCTTTCAAAATTAATAGCTCAGCACTATAATGCAGTTTATTTAAGAATAGACACAATAGAGCAAGGTTTAAGAGATTTACTACATTGTAAAATTGAAGGCGAAGGCTATAGACTTTCTTACAAAATAGCAACTGATAATCTACAAATTGGACTAAATGTAATTGCTGATTCTTGCAACCCTATACACCTAACTAGAAAAGAATGGGAAGCTGTAGCTGTATCTAATAATGCTATCGCTGTAAATATTGAAGTAATTTGTGCTGATAAAGAGGAACATAAAAGCCGTGTACAAACAAGAAAATCTGAAATCGAAAACTTAAAGCTACCCACTTGGACTTACATTCAAGAAAGAGAATACTCTCCTTGGCAAGATGACCGACTAATAATTGATACTTCAAAGAAGTCAATAGCTACTGCTTTTAAAGAATTAATTACACTAATAGACTTACACTTAGAGAATAATTTTTAG
- a CDS encoding Crp/Fnr family transcriptional regulator, whose product MEELIEKIKNSISLSAEAEKYLYSIIKKKTVLKGDILIHQGQVVKHTYFVIDGCLRAYCIDKNGKEHTLQFAVKDWWISDFIAIYNNELATLTVECIKEATCLEFKTKDLDGIYALFPEFEAFQRRNLERHVVSLHKRILNQLQLTAAERYNLFLLQYPDIEHFTPNYYIASYLGITQQSLSRIRAEKVQK is encoded by the coding sequence TTGGAAGAGTTAATTGAAAAAATAAAAAACAGTATTTCTTTAAGTGCAGAAGCAGAGAAATATCTGTATTCGATTATAAAGAAAAAGACTGTTCTTAAAGGTGATATTCTTATTCATCAAGGACAGGTTGTGAAACATACCTATTTTGTAATTGATGGTTGTTTAAGAGCATATTGTATTGATAAAAATGGGAAAGAGCACACCCTACAATTTGCCGTTAAAGATTGGTGGATAAGTGATTTTATTGCCATATATAATAACGAGCTTGCTACCCTTACGGTAGAATGTATTAAAGAGGCTACTTGTTTAGAATTTAAAACCAAAGACCTTGATGGCATCTATGCTCTCTTTCCTGAATTTGAAGCTTTTCAACGAAGAAATTTAGAACGACATGTGGTAAGTTTGCATAAACGAATACTAAATCAGTTACAATTAACTGCAGCCGAAAGATACAACCTATTTTTATTACAATACCCAGATATAGAACACTTTACACCTAATTATTATATTGCATCTTATTTAGGAATTACCCAACAAAGTTTAAGCAGAATTAGGGCAGAAAAAGTCCAAAAGTAG
- the hchA gene encoding glyoxalase III HchA: MLKKLLGIAPQLEADGSYSPSKLALKLGTVDKSDFENITYTKYQGKKSKILVIFTEQKNLKMKNGKLFSTGNHPIEALLPMMHLKNAGFDFEIATPNGKPVIFEMWAFPEKDEKVKAFYNEFTTSFEQPKKLGDFVENSFDQVASYAAVFVPGGHGSMLGIPEDENVSKVLNWAHQNDLFTISLCHGPGSFLATTLNNQPFLYEGYKMAVFPDSVDKQTPMIGYLPGQMPFGLSEKLKSLGATLVNTKSDKTVCLDRKLITGASPLASNELGKLAANTLLEALN; the protein is encoded by the coding sequence ATGCTTAAAAAATTACTTGGAATAGCTCCTCAACTAGAAGCCGATGGCTCATACAGTCCTTCAAAACTTGCTTTAAAATTAGGCACAGTAGATAAATCTGATTTCGAAAATATTACTTACACAAAATACCAAGGTAAGAAGTCAAAAATCTTAGTCATTTTTACCGAACAGAAAAACTTAAAAATGAAAAATGGCAAGTTGTTTTCTACCGGTAATCATCCGATTGAAGCCTTGTTACCAATGATGCATTTAAAAAATGCTGGATTCGATTTTGAAATAGCAACGCCAAATGGTAAACCTGTTATCTTTGAGATGTGGGCATTCCCAGAAAAAGACGAAAAGGTAAAAGCATTCTATAATGAGTTTACTACTAGTTTTGAGCAACCAAAAAAATTAGGTGATTTTGTTGAAAATTCATTTGATCAAGTTGCTTCTTATGCCGCTGTTTTTGTTCCAGGTGGCCATGGTTCTATGCTTGGAATACCTGAGGATGAAAACGTTAGTAAAGTCTTAAATTGGGCGCATCAAAATGATTTATTTACAATCAGTTTATGTCATGGACCGGGTTCTTTTTTAGCAACAACCTTAAACAATCAGCCTTTTCTTTATGAAGGTTATAAAATGGCTGTTTTTCCAGATTCAGTAGATAAACAAACACCAATGATTGGTTATCTTCCCGGACAGATGCCGTTTGGTTTAAGCGAGAAATTAAAAAGCTTGGGAGCTACTCTTGTTAATACCAAATCTGATAAAACTGTTTGTCTTGATAGAAAACTTATTACTGGAGCAAGTCCTCTTGCCTCTAATGAATTAGGAAAACTAGCAGCAAATACTTTATTAGAAGCATTGAATTAG
- a CDS encoding phage integrase N-terminal SAM-like domain-containing protein, whose amino-acid sequence MFDQVYQNMTLSGKSSSTFQNYIRTIASISLYFKKIPLELSDDQINDYLLLLKEKQNTYVLVVVKERWL is encoded by the coding sequence ATGTTTGATCAAGTGTATCAAAACATGACACTCAGTGGAAAATCTTCTTCTACTTTTCAAAACTACATCCGTACTATCGCTAGTATTTCATTGTATTTTAAAAAGATTCCACTTGAACTTTCCGACGATCAAATTAATGATTATCTGCTTCTTCTCAAAGAAAAACAAAACACTTATGTACTTGTTGTGGTAAAAGAGAGATGGTTATAA
- a CDS encoding alpha/beta hydrolase-fold protein, whose amino-acid sequence MTKGLKIILTIALIFSFQQLVKAQENKNQHYLQKVGVLDSLYSEILSESRKVYIQLPASYNHEKEQKYPVVFILDGEIFLPTVNDVQNYYSGGFTPEMVLVGIANDENRVRDLTTSTISTRYGMPFKEKNGEADNFRKFIKEELIPFIENKYPVSNYRTLIGHSYGGLFTISTLINQPNLFANYLAIDPSLDWDNQKLLKEAEERLATQNYKNKALFISLSRQLHMQNSEITIDNVMQDTTDYTLFPRSNIAFSKLARENAKNGLLFEWKFYPNDLHGTIPFPSIMDGLKSFFEWYQMENTAKINSFDTPQKELFSIIKFREQKLKEHFGYDAPPYPEELLNMLGYMSMDMQQPKKAKMYFELAIEYYPKSANAYDSMADYYEGQNDIASAISFVQKAAELNDSEYYKNKIQELKNK is encoded by the coding sequence ATGACCAAAGGATTAAAAATAATATTAACGATAGCTCTGATTTTTTCATTTCAACAATTAGTAAAAGCACAGGAAAATAAAAATCAACACTATTTACAAAAAGTAGGTGTTTTAGATAGTCTATATTCCGAAATTCTTAGTGAGTCAAGAAAAGTTTATATTCAACTGCCCGCCAGTTATAATCATGAGAAAGAACAAAAATACCCAGTAGTATTCATTTTAGATGGAGAAATCTTTTTACCCACCGTAAATGATGTCCAAAATTATTACAGTGGTGGTTTTACCCCAGAAATGGTTCTTGTGGGGATTGCTAATGATGAAAACAGGGTTCGAGACCTAACTACTTCGACTATTAGCACCAGATACGGCATGCCTTTCAAAGAAAAAAATGGAGAGGCTGATAATTTCAGGAAGTTTATTAAGGAAGAACTGATTCCCTTTATTGAAAACAAATATCCAGTTAGTAATTATAGGACACTCATTGGTCATTCATACGGTGGCTTATTCACGATTTCCACATTAATTAATCAGCCAAATCTATTTGCTAATTATTTAGCCATTGATCCAAGTCTTGACTGGGACAACCAAAAGCTACTAAAAGAGGCCGAAGAAAGACTTGCAACCCAGAACTATAAAAACAAAGCTTTATTTATATCATTAAGTCGTCAATTGCATATGCAGAATTCAGAAATAACAATTGACAATGTAATGCAGGACACAACTGATTACACCTTATTTCCACGTTCTAATATTGCTTTTTCAAAATTGGCAAGGGAAAATGCTAAAAACGGATTGCTGTTTGAGTGGAAATTTTATCCCAACGATTTACATGGAACCATTCCTTTTCCTTCAATTATGGACGGCTTAAAATCATTTTTTGAATGGTACCAAATGGAAAATACAGCTAAAATAAATTCATTTGACACACCTCAAAAAGAACTTTTTAGTATCATAAAATTTAGAGAGCAAAAGCTCAAAGAACATTTTGGATATGACGCCCCCCCTTACCCTGAAGAACTATTGAATATGTTAGGTTATATGAGTATGGATATGCAACAACCTAAGAAAGCTAAAATGTATTTTGAACTTGCTATTGAATATTATCCTAAAAGTGCAAATGCCTATGACTCTATGGCTGATTATTATGAAGGACAAAATGATATTGCTAGTGCAATCAGTTTTGTGCAAAAGGCTGCTGAATTAAATGATTCGGAATACTATAAAAACAAAATTCAAGAATTAAAAAATAAATAA
- a CDS encoding phage integrase N-terminal SAM-like domain-containing protein, with amino-acid sequence MFDQVYQNMTLSGKSSSTFQNYIRTITSISLYFKKIPFEFSDVQINDYLLLLKEK; translated from the coding sequence ATGTTTGATCAAGTGTATCAAAACATGACACTCAGTGGAAAATCTTCTTCTACTTTTCAAAACTACATCCGTACTATCACTAGTATCTCATTATATTTTAAAAAGATTCCATTTGAATTTTCCGACGTTCAAATTAATGATTATCTGCTTCTTCTCAAAGAAAAATAA
- a CDS encoding ATP-binding protein translates to MSIFKFEDNQSIGTVYSVDTSTLVIKIEDLDKLRRLQVNHLVAIKSSKSGQFLIGIINRITRKQFDDQTEAENSELSSFMLTENIIKVNLIGTILDKYGSKENVFKRTLDTVPEIDAMCFSLEGENITNFMRTISTQEDYATPLSIGNYSIDEQAKAFLDGDKLFQRHAVIVGSTGSGKSWCVAKLIEQVATLPMANALLFDIHGEYSTDSFKAKGIQHFKVATPSDLGKTGNLEKGILMLPYWLLSYEEMLAMLLDRSDSNAPNQAMLFSKIVFEEKLAFLDSIGDTEFKDTITIDSPIPYKIENVVSQLKALDEKRVAGARAGSDKAGPFNGKLTRFIQRLEAKSQDKRLGFLFQISSDELDINWMSKLCENLILGSEINSNKAGVKILDFSEVPSDVLPLIIGLVARLVFSIQQWTSKENQHPISLLCDEAHLYIPERTSQDSASSLGLKSFERIAKEGRKYGVSLTVISQRPSEVNRTVLSQCNNFISLRLSNAEDQSVIKKLLPDNLAGLTDVLPVLDIGEALVVGDCSLLPTRILIDEPTIKPESATVKFWKEWSDKDAKQDVKNAVIGLRKQTKS, encoded by the coding sequence ATGTCAATATTCAAATTCGAAGATAATCAATCTATTGGTACAGTATACAGTGTTGATACATCTACATTAGTTATTAAAATAGAAGATTTAGATAAATTAAGACGTTTACAAGTAAATCATCTTGTAGCAATTAAAAGTTCAAAATCTGGACAATTCCTAATAGGTATAATTAATAGAATTACAAGAAAACAATTTGACGACCAAACAGAAGCTGAAAACAGTGAACTTTCTAGTTTTATGTTAACGGAAAATATAATTAAAGTCAATTTAATAGGGACAATTTTAGATAAATATGGCTCAAAAGAAAATGTATTTAAAAGAACTTTAGATACTGTTCCAGAAATTGATGCAATGTGCTTCTCTTTAGAAGGAGAAAACATTACTAATTTTATGAGAACCATATCTACACAAGAAGATTATGCAACTCCATTATCTATCGGTAATTATTCTATTGACGAGCAAGCTAAAGCATTTTTAGATGGAGATAAATTATTTCAACGGCATGCTGTTATAGTTGGAAGTACTGGCTCTGGAAAATCTTGGTGTGTAGCTAAACTAATAGAACAAGTTGCTACTTTACCAATGGCTAATGCACTCTTATTCGATATTCATGGTGAATATAGTACAGATAGTTTTAAAGCTAAAGGAATACAACACTTTAAAGTTGCTACTCCATCTGATTTAGGTAAAACAGGTAACCTAGAAAAGGGAATCTTAATGTTACCTTATTGGTTATTATCCTATGAAGAAATGTTAGCTATGTTATTGGACAGAAGCGATAGTAATGCTCCAAATCAAGCAATGTTGTTTTCTAAAATAGTATTTGAAGAAAAATTAGCATTTTTAGATTCAATAGGAGATACAGAATTTAAGGATACAATAACAATTGATAGTCCAATTCCATACAAAATAGAGAATGTTGTTAGTCAACTAAAAGCTCTTGATGAAAAAAGAGTTGCTGGTGCACGTGCTGGCTCGGATAAAGCAGGACCTTTTAATGGGAAACTTACTAGATTCATCCAAAGGTTAGAAGCTAAAAGTCAAGATAAAAGACTTGGTTTTTTATTTCAAATATCAAGTGACGAACTAGATATTAATTGGATGTCTAAATTATGTGAAAATTTAATATTAGGTTCTGAAATAAATTCCAATAAAGCAGGTGTCAAAATTCTTGACTTTTCAGAAGTACCTTCTGATGTTCTTCCATTAATAATAGGCCTAGTAGCTAGATTAGTTTTCAGTATTCAACAATGGACTTCTAAAGAGAATCAACATCCTATATCATTATTATGCGATGAGGCTCATTTATACATACCTGAAAGAACTAGTCAAGATTCTGCAAGTAGTTTAGGTTTAAAAAGTTTTGAAAGAATTGCTAAAGAGGGAAGAAAATATGGAGTAAGTCTAACTGTAATAAGTCAAAGACCATCAGAAGTAAATAGAACTGTATTAAGTCAATGTAATAATTTTATCTCATTGAGACTATCTAATGCAGAAGACCAATCAGTTATTAAAAAACTTCTACCTGACAACCTCGCTGGTTTAACAGATGTTCTACCTGTTTTAGATATTGGAGAAGCTTTAGTCGTAGGCGACTGTTCTTTACTACCAACTAGAATACTAATTGATGAACCTACAATAAAGCCGGAAAGTGCAACTGTGAAATTTTGGAAAGAATGGAGTGATAAAGATGCTAAACAAGACGTTAAAAATGCAGTAATTGGATTAAGGAAACAAACAAAATCATAA
- a CDS encoding SIR2 family protein — MEIEDFLKLIQKWANNVPLVILGSGASVPFSLPSMWTLGEYLKKNITFSETEDKEQFDEFVKIFNETEDLERALSDLNLNHKVLNEIVNKTWESVNTADLKAYEQFISKNIDFPLTELIKHLLSSAGRKASIITTNYDRLAEYATSFANGIICTGYNQNHIGYFSSTIHKNNLKSLNGYSGQVNIWKVHGSLDWFKTKGEENIQFPLRHSIPENYIPSIVTPGLSKYFQTHQEPFRTIFTEADSEIENARGFICIGYGFNDLHVQPKLTGQIKSGKPIIVITKELTPKTKQTIIDNDCPNYILIEEDKSNSKNSRIFSSKFGEQIIDDVSYWELSQFIKLIK, encoded by the coding sequence ATGGAAATTGAAGATTTTTTAAAACTAATTCAAAAATGGGCGAACAATGTTCCTCTTGTAATTCTAGGAAGTGGTGCTTCAGTTCCTTTCTCATTGCCTTCAATGTGGACTTTGGGAGAATACTTGAAAAAAAACATTACTTTTTCTGAAACAGAGGACAAAGAACAATTCGATGAATTTGTAAAAATATTTAATGAAACAGAAGACTTAGAAAGAGCTCTCTCAGATTTAAATTTAAATCATAAAGTATTAAACGAAATTGTAAATAAGACTTGGGAGTCTGTGAATACTGCTGACTTAAAAGCTTATGAACAATTTATTTCTAAAAATATAGATTTCCCTCTCACCGAATTAATAAAACACTTATTGTCTTCTGCTGGACGAAAAGCTTCAATAATTACAACTAATTATGATAGATTAGCCGAATATGCAACGAGCTTTGCTAATGGAATAATCTGTACTGGTTATAATCAAAATCATATTGGATATTTCTCAAGCACAATTCATAAGAATAATCTAAAAAGTCTGAATGGATATTCAGGACAAGTAAATATTTGGAAAGTACATGGTTCCCTTGATTGGTTTAAAACAAAAGGTGAAGAAAATATTCAATTCCCTTTGAGGCATTCGATTCCTGAAAATTACATACCTTCAATTGTAACTCCTGGTTTAAGTAAATATTTTCAAACTCATCAAGAACCTTTTAGAACCATTTTCACAGAAGCAGATTCAGAGATTGAAAATGCTAGAGGTTTTATTTGTATCGGTTACGGTTTTAATGACTTACATGTTCAACCAAAACTAACAGGTCAAATTAAAAGTGGAAAACCAATTATAGTAATTACAAAAGAATTAACACCAAAAACTAAACAAACTATTATTGATAATGATTGCCCTAATTATATTCTAATTGAAGAAGATAAAAGTAACTCAAAAAATTCAAGAATATTTTCTTCAAAATTTGGAGAACAAATAATTGATGATGTTAGTTATTGGGAATTAAGTCAATTTATTAAGCTAATCAAATAA
- a CDS encoding helix-turn-helix domain-containing protein — protein MKNLQLYHRKVIQRLIEEKRYSVAEIAEGLEVSPSTIYRELKRNTNPKTKKYTAEYAHKIYLARKKYAGSKKKNPFNRKPRRKNDYELYAERKYIYWYSDKYYSFKLKKRNYDFIYLKKWYAYRIGKKYFDHNNDWELYDLWMEHLKLLKEQRSVSASTPKYYWMRALIKNETTFTLWKNPSTAMEQKQCV, from the coding sequence ATGAAAAACCTTCAACTCTACCATAGAAAAGTCATACAACGACTCATAGAAGAAAAACGCTATTCCGTTGCAGAAATTGCAGAAGGTTTAGAAGTGTCTCCTTCTACAATTTATCGTGAGTTGAAAAGAAATACGAACCCAAAGACTAAAAAATATACTGCTGAGTATGCTCATAAGATATACTTAGCAAGAAAGAAATACGCAGGGTCAAAAAAGAAAAATCCATTTAATCGGAAGCCGAGAAGGAAAAATGATTATGAACTTTATGCAGAAAGAAAATATATCTATTGGTACTCCGATAAATATTATAGTTTCAAATTGAAAAAGAGAAACTATGATTTTATCTATCTTAAAAAATGGTATGCCTACCGAATAGGAAAGAAGTATTTCGATCACAACAACGATTGGGAACTCTACGATCTTTGGATGGAACATCTAAAACTACTGAAAGAACAAAGGTCAGTTTCAGCATCCACACCAAAATATTATTGGATGCGTGCCTTAATCAAAAACGAAACAACATTTACCCTCTGGAAAAATCCATCAACAGCAATGGAACAGAAGCAGTGCGTTTAA